CGGTCGCCGCAGGCGGCGGCTCGGTGGCCGTCGCCGTGGCGCCCCCGGCCGCGCCGGCGGGCTCGGCGAAGGCCGAGGGCATCGCGCGCTCGACGACCTACCTCGGGATCGCGCTGCTGTTCGCCGGCATCGTCCTGCGCGGGGTCGCCGCAGGCCGGTGGCCGACGGCGAACATGTACGAGTTCACGATCGTCGGCGTCTTCGTCGCCGTGACGGTCCACGCGGTCGTGCAGCGTCGCCGCGTCATCGCGTTCCTCGGCGTGCTCGTCACGGGCATCGCCGTCCTCGCGCTCGCGCTCGCGCTCAACGTGTTCTACATCCAGGCCGACGCGGTCCAGCCCGCCCTGCAGTCCTACTGGCTCATCCTCCACGTCGGCGTCGCGATCATCGCGACCGGCATCTTCACCGTCGCGTTCGCCGCGTCGGCGCTGCAGATCGTCGCGGACGTCCGCGCCTCCGGCCCGAAGCCCGTCGACGCGCCCCGTGCCTGGACCGACGGGATGCGCCGCGCCGTCGTCGGCCCGAGGTTCGCGTGGGTCGACCAGGTGCCGGCACCGCGCGAGCTCGAGGCGCTCGCGTTCCGCCTCAACGCGCTCGGCTTCGTGCTGTGGACGTTCACGCTCATCGGCGGCGCCATCTGGGCGGAGCACGCGTGGGGCCGGTACTGGGGCTGGGACCCCAAGGAGGTCGGCACGTTCGTCGCGTGGGTCGTCTACGCGGCCTACCTGCACGCCCGCACGACCCGCGGCTGGAGCGGGCGTCGCGCGGCGTACTTCGTGTTCGTCGGTTACGCCGTCGTGATCGCCAACTTCACCGTCGTGAACCTGGTCTTCAGCGGCAAGCACTCCTACTCGGGCCTCTGACGCGGCCGACCGTGGGGACCGCGCCGCGCTGGCTCCGACGGTACGTCGACGGTGAGCACGACGCGGTCTGGCACGAGCTGCGACAGCTCGGCGCGCGGGTCCGCGAGGCCCCGTACGCGTCCGAGGCCCAGGCGGTGTGCGACGAGATGGCGCGCCGGGCGCGGCACAACG
The sequence above is a segment of the Cellulomonas fimi genome. Coding sequences within it:
- the ccsB gene encoding c-type cytochrome biogenesis protein CcsB, with translation MTTGDISTLLVWAATTALTIALIAYAADLARIADATQRRTAAQAEARTAVAAGGGSVAVAVAPPAAPAGSAKAEGIARSTTYLGIALLFAGIVLRGVAAGRWPTANMYEFTIVGVFVAVTVHAVVQRRRVIAFLGVLVTGIAVLALALALNVFYIQADAVQPALQSYWLILHVGVAIIATGIFTVAFAASALQIVADVRASGPKPVDAPRAWTDGMRRAVVGPRFAWVDQVPAPRELEALAFRLNALGFVLWTFTLIGGAIWAEHAWGRYWGWDPKEVGTFVAWVVYAAYLHARTTRGWSGRRAAYFVFVGYAVVIANFTVVNLVFSGKHSYSGL